Proteins encoded within one genomic window of Deltaproteobacteria bacterium HGW-Deltaproteobacteria-2:
- a CDS encoding bifunctional pyr operon transcriptional regulator/uracil phosphoribosyltransferase PyrR, with translation MSNNKNIKTVMDKDGIERCLTRIAYEILEKNKGMENLVLVGIRTGGVYLAQRLQKKMSDIEHGKIPLGILDITLYRDDISASNKKPRLGETKINFSLDDKIVILVDDVLFTGRTIRAAMDALIDFGRPRMIQLAVLIDRGHRELPIRADFVGKNLPSSLWEAVRVDLVEKNGVDEVVIEEGP, from the coding sequence ATGTCGAACAATAAAAACATCAAAACAGTAATGGATAAGGACGGGATTGAAAGATGCCTCACCCGAATCGCTTATGAAATTCTGGAAAAAAATAAAGGCATGGAAAACCTTGTACTCGTCGGCATAAGAACCGGTGGAGTTTATCTGGCCCAAAGACTACAGAAGAAAATGTCCGATATCGAACACGGAAAGATTCCTCTGGGAATACTTGATATAACTCTCTATCGTGATGATATTTCCGCGTCCAACAAGAAACCTCGCCTCGGGGAAACAAAAATAAATTTCTCTCTTGATGATAAAATAGTCATACTCGTTGATGATGTCCTCTTTACCGGTCGAACCATCCGAGCGGCAATGGACGCACTGATTGATTTCGGACGCCCCAGGATGATTCAGCTTGCCGTTTTAATCGACCGCGGCCATCGCGAACTCCCGATAAGAGCCGATTTTGTCGGCAAAAATCTCCCCTCTTCTCTTTGGGAAGCCGTCCGTGTCGACCTGGTGGAAAAAAACGGTGTGGATGAGGTTGTCATAGAAGAAGGACCATAA